The following proteins come from a genomic window of Tepidiforma thermophila:
- a CDS encoding TMEM165/GDT1 family protein, producing MSAFFVSTVLIFVAELGDKSQLVALWFATRYRWWLVLAGVSTATLVVHLGSVAIGLAFDELLPERVVLTVVGLSFFGFAAWSLRGDRLEEEPGEPRLGARFGAFGVVTAAFFLSELGDKTMLATVSLAGRESSAVGVWLGSTLGMVLADAAAIAAGVLAGRRLPQRAIAVVAALLFIAFGAAALWQAWR from the coding sequence ATGTCGGCGTTTTTCGTTTCGACGGTCCTGATTTTCGTTGCAGAGCTGGGCGATAAATCGCAGCTCGTGGCGCTCTGGTTCGCCACACGCTACCGGTGGTGGCTGGTGCTCGCGGGGGTGAGCACGGCGACGCTCGTGGTGCACCTCGGGTCGGTCGCCATCGGCCTGGCGTTCGATGAGCTGCTCCCGGAGCGGGTGGTGCTCACCGTGGTGGGCCTTTCGTTCTTCGGGTTCGCTGCCTGGAGCCTGCGGGGCGACCGCCTGGAGGAGGAGCCGGGCGAGCCGCGGCTGGGGGCCCGCTTTGGCGCCTTCGGCGTGGTGACGGCCGCGTTCTTCCTTTCGGAGCTGGGCGATAAGACGATGCTGGCGACCGTTTCGCTGGCAGGGCGGGAATCGAGCGCGGTCGGGGTGTGGCTCGGCTCGACGCTGGGGATGGTGCTGGCCGACGCGGCGGCGATTGCGGCGGGCGTCCTGGCCGGCAGGCGGCTCCCCCAGCGGGCGATCGCGGTCGTCGCGGCGCTGCTGTTCATCGCCTTCGGGGCAGCGGCGCTCTGGCAGGCGTGGCGGTAG
- a CDS encoding ABC transporter permease: MTAFLRQYRDLVSMELRSMRAEVPMVAVIQAGFTVGFVLGFGYLIPDIREQTALYIITGTATQGLVTIGLVMLPQILAQSKHEGRLDYFLAMPISREAYLLALVTVVGLMALPGIVFCLLFGAWHYDLSLAVSPLFPAVVVLGVASLAGVGIALAVYSPHQQVTNAATQLIIFYVLFFAPVLMPREQLPALLRATARFAPPSYAADAVRATVTDLPGTNLAASLAAMTLFAVGSIVLSAVAIRRRG, translated from the coding sequence ATGACCGCCTTTCTCCGCCAGTACCGCGACCTCGTCTCCATGGAGCTGCGCAGCATGCGCGCCGAGGTGCCGATGGTGGCCGTCATCCAGGCCGGCTTCACCGTCGGCTTCGTCCTCGGCTTCGGCTACCTCATCCCCGATATCCGCGAGCAGACCGCGCTCTACATCATCACCGGGACCGCTACCCAGGGGCTGGTGACCATAGGCCTCGTGATGCTTCCCCAAATTCTCGCCCAGTCGAAGCACGAAGGGCGGCTCGACTACTTCCTCGCCATGCCCATCAGCCGCGAGGCGTACCTCCTCGCCCTCGTCACCGTGGTCGGGCTCATGGCCCTCCCCGGCATCGTCTTCTGCCTCCTCTTCGGCGCCTGGCATTACGACCTCAGCCTGGCCGTGAGCCCGCTCTTCCCCGCCGTCGTTGTCCTCGGGGTCGCCTCCCTCGCCGGGGTCGGCATCGCCCTGGCCGTCTACTCGCCCCATCAGCAGGTCACCAACGCGGCCACGCAGCTCATCATCTTTTACGTGCTGTTCTTCGCGCCGGTCCTCATGCCGCGCGAGCAGCTCCCGGCGCTCCTGCGCGCAACGGCCCGCTTTGCGCCCCCGAGCTACGCTGCCGATGCCGTCCGCGCGACCGTCACCGACCTCCCGGGCACGAACCTCGCCGCCTCGCTCGCCGCCATGACCCTCTTTGCCGTCGGGTCAATCGTGCTCTCCGCCGTCGCCATCCGCCGCCGCGGGTAG
- a CDS encoding ABC transporter ATP-binding protein translates to MTPLPPVLSVRDLVKRYRNGTLANAGLDLDLYPGEVFALLGPNGAGKTTLVRQLLGLARPTSGSITLDGVDIVADPGFARRNIGFLPQGSFDLQSLTVAETIEFAARLRGVPPRQARAAAARLVEQLDLGPFRNTAMHAASGGVRRLAGFAAAVAAPARLLVLDEPTNDVDPLRRAVLWDLIAELGRGGATVLLVTHNLAEAERVIDRLAIMNAGRIIREGTPAALRALVTERLRLEVTAARPLVPHPALAPDGNSAFLFDAALLPAVAAWVAELRDAGAVLDFRIGPPTLDDIYAAAMAPAGPGRSAPLPAGARQ, encoded by the coding sequence GTGACCCCGCTGCCGCCCGTCCTCAGCGTGCGCGACCTCGTCAAGCGGTACCGGAACGGCACCCTGGCCAACGCCGGCCTCGACCTCGACCTCTACCCCGGCGAAGTCTTCGCCCTCCTCGGCCCGAACGGCGCCGGCAAGACCACCCTCGTCCGTCAGCTCCTCGGGCTGGCCCGGCCGACCTCCGGCAGCATCACCCTCGACGGCGTCGACATCGTCGCCGACCCCGGCTTCGCCCGCCGCAACATCGGCTTCCTCCCCCAGGGCAGCTTCGACCTCCAGTCGCTCACCGTGGCCGAGACGATCGAGTTCGCTGCCCGGCTGCGCGGCGTCCCGCCCCGCCAGGCGCGCGCGGCCGCTGCCCGGCTGGTCGAGCAGCTCGACCTCGGCCCCTTCCGGAACACCGCAATGCACGCGGCTTCGGGCGGCGTCCGCCGCCTGGCCGGTTTCGCTGCAGCCGTCGCGGCCCCCGCGCGCCTCCTCGTCCTCGATGAGCCCACCAACGACGTCGACCCCCTCCGGCGCGCGGTGCTCTGGGACCTCATCGCCGAGCTCGGCCGCGGGGGCGCGACGGTCCTCCTCGTCACCCATAACCTCGCCGAAGCCGAGCGCGTCATCGACCGGCTCGCCATCATGAACGCCGGCCGGATCATCCGCGAAGGAACCCCCGCCGCCCTCCGCGCCCTCGTCACCGAGCGGCTCCGCCTCGAGGTGACCGCCGCCCGGCCGCTCGTCCCGCACCCCGCGCTCGCACCGGACGGCAACTCGGCCTTCCTCTTCGACGCCGCCCTGCTCCCCGCCGTCGCCGCCTGGGTCGCGGAGCTGCGCGATGCCGGTGCTGTCCTCGACTTCCGCATCGGCCCGCCCACCCTCGATGACATTTACGCTGCCGCCATGGCCCCGGCCGGCCCCGGCCGCTCCGCACCGCTTCCCGCAGGGGCCCGCCAATGA
- the chrA gene encoding chromate efflux transporter, translating to MARYFLRLGCVAFGGPAAHIAIMRRELVDERRWLSDREFLDMLGVTNLIPGPNSTEMTMHLGYRRAGLAGLWAGGLLFLVPAVAIVTVLAWAYVRYGSTPAGEAVLLGAQPVVLAIILQAAWGLTGAAFRGLESFGIVAGVLVLALAGVSEVVLVLGAGVFTALLWWFIRLLARSSRRSLPELPRAGQHPWALPRPRRRRDDGQRGWLPFAPPLPVALSAAAGASGATTAGIFLGFLKIGAVLYGSGYVLVSFMRDEFVEGRGWLTERQLLDAIAAGQVTPGPLFSSAAFAGYVMDGLAGALAASAGIFLPSFLFLMAAAPLVPRLRSWQPGNAFLDGVNAAAWALIVFAGVTLAGEVLDGWFPAVLFAAALVLATWTRLNTAWLVLGGIACGLAWTGLA from the coding sequence GTGGCGCGGTACTTTCTCCGCCTGGGATGCGTCGCCTTCGGCGGGCCGGCGGCGCACATCGCCATCATGCGTCGCGAGCTGGTGGACGAACGGCGCTGGCTGAGCGACCGGGAGTTTCTCGACATGCTCGGGGTGACCAACCTCATCCCCGGTCCGAATTCGACGGAGATGACGATGCACCTCGGCTACCGGCGCGCCGGCCTGGCGGGGCTGTGGGCCGGGGGGCTGCTCTTCCTGGTCCCGGCGGTCGCCATCGTGACGGTGCTGGCCTGGGCGTACGTGCGGTACGGTTCGACGCCGGCGGGCGAGGCGGTGCTGCTGGGGGCGCAGCCGGTGGTGCTGGCGATTATCCTGCAGGCCGCCTGGGGGCTGACGGGCGCGGCCTTCCGCGGGCTGGAGTCGTTCGGCATCGTCGCCGGCGTGCTGGTCCTGGCGCTGGCCGGCGTCAGCGAAGTCGTGCTGGTGCTGGGCGCCGGGGTGTTTACGGCGCTGCTCTGGTGGTTCATCCGGCTGCTGGCCCGGTCGAGCCGGCGCTCGCTGCCGGAGCTGCCGCGGGCGGGCCAGCACCCCTGGGCGCTGCCGCGGCCCCGCCGGCGCCGGGACGACGGCCAGCGGGGCTGGCTGCCGTTCGCGCCGCCCCTGCCGGTTGCCCTGTCGGCCGCGGCCGGGGCGTCCGGTGCGACCACGGCGGGCATCTTCCTCGGCTTCCTGAAGATCGGCGCGGTGCTGTACGGCAGCGGCTACGTGCTCGTCTCGTTCATGCGCGACGAGTTCGTCGAAGGGCGCGGCTGGCTGACCGAGCGGCAGCTGCTCGACGCGATTGCGGCCGGGCAGGTGACGCCGGGCCCGCTCTTCAGCTCGGCGGCGTTCGCGGGCTATGTGATGGACGGGCTGGCGGGGGCGCTGGCGGCGTCGGCCGGCATCTTCCTGCCATCGTTCCTCTTCCTGATGGCGGCGGCCCCCCTGGTGCCGCGGCTGCGCTCCTGGCAGCCCGGCAACGCCTTCCTCGATGGGGTGAACGCGGCGGCCTGGGCGCTCATCGTGTTCGCCGGGGTCACGCTTGCCGGCGAGGTGCTCGACGGGTGGTTTCCCGCGGTGCTGTTCGCGGCGGCGCTGGTCCTCGCCACCTGGACGCGGCTGAACACGGCGTGGCTGGTGCTGGGCGGCATCGCCTGCGGGCTCGCCTGGACGGGCCTGGCCTGA
- a CDS encoding inorganic diphosphatase, whose amino-acid sequence MHPWHDIAVDPDRIESELPVVIEIPAGSKNKYELEKKSGILKLDRVLSSSVRYPANYGFIPRSFCDDGDPLDVLVLGQEPVVPMTLVYVRPVGVMHMRDSGKADEKILAVHAHDPAFNHIRKLEDVPPHLVAEIQRFFIDYKVLEEKEVVVDPFEGRERALEVIRTALSDYWKMRANER is encoded by the coding sequence ATGCACCCCTGGCACGATATCGCCGTCGACCCCGACCGCATCGAATCCGAGCTCCCGGTCGTCATCGAAATTCCCGCCGGCAGCAAGAACAAGTACGAGCTCGAAAAGAAGAGCGGCATCCTCAAGCTCGACCGCGTCCTCTCCAGCTCCGTCCGCTACCCGGCGAACTACGGCTTCATCCCCCGCAGCTTCTGCGACGACGGCGACCCCCTCGACGTGCTCGTTCTCGGCCAGGAGCCGGTTGTCCCCATGACCCTCGTCTACGTCCGCCCCGTCGGCGTCATGCACATGCGCGATAGCGGCAAGGCCGACGAAAAGATCCTCGCCGTCCACGCCCACGACCCGGCCTTCAACCACATCCGCAAGCTCGAAGACGTGCCCCCGCACCTCGTCGCCGAAATCCAGCGGTTCTTCATCGACTACAAGGTGCTCGAAGAGAAGGAAGTGGTGGTCGACCCCTTCGAAGGCCGCGAACGCGCCCTTGAGGTGATCCGCACCGCCCTCAGCGATTACTGGAAGATGCGGGCAAACGAGCGCTGA
- a CDS encoding GmrSD restriction endonuclease domain-containing protein, protein MSFGIEKEFLRSLLEEAEKGHLQLPDFQRPWVWDIDHIRSLLATISLGQPAGALMLLQTGGPHLAFKPRPIEGADKATAAPHRLVLDGQQRLTSLYQTLMRDQPIATRDSRGKPLTGWLYIDMQEALAESSDRESCFVFTPPDRVVRAFNREIIRDLSAPDAEFEHMMFPSYLVFDPTKWQTGFFKYHGVESEAYDVWTKFQNTVLERFKTYLFPVIELKNDNDRASICHVFEKVNTAGVPLTTFELATATYAAEGFELRKDWDEHRKHMVSASPILKEVTETQFLQAVTLYATYRANREGIPWSTRNGRVPAVGGRRQDMLELPLDQYRAHAPAIRQGMIDAAKFLHSQHIFDERFIPYDSQLVPLSAILAVLGWPLKSMQHFSKLKQWYWCGVLGELYGGTTETRFSADMQQVIDWVLNHGPEPATIKDAVFSSGRIDELRYRNSAAYKGIYALLTAEALEWLSLQPMQHATYFNEKIDIHHIFPRDWCRRNGIADAISDSVVNKSPIGSYTNRLIGGNAPSKYLNLLMARGEHTPESLEKALTSHRIALKFLQADDFAGFYQDRRARLLQLVAEAMGKPVAGNTMQGMPNLSALAPTTEADAAADIAENIEPYETEEFGEAAG, encoded by the coding sequence TTGTCGTTCGGCATCGAAAAGGAATTTCTCCGGTCACTGCTTGAGGAAGCGGAAAAGGGTCATCTTCAGCTCCCGGACTTCCAGCGCCCGTGGGTGTGGGATATCGACCACATTCGCAGCCTGCTCGCCACGATCTCGCTCGGGCAGCCAGCAGGCGCGCTGATGCTCCTCCAGACGGGCGGCCCGCACCTTGCGTTCAAGCCCCGCCCCATCGAGGGCGCCGACAAGGCCACTGCCGCACCACACCGCCTCGTCCTCGACGGCCAGCAGCGCCTCACGTCGCTGTACCAGACGCTCATGCGCGACCAGCCGATCGCCACCCGGGACTCCCGCGGTAAGCCGCTTACCGGCTGGCTCTACATCGACATGCAGGAAGCGCTCGCAGAATCCTCCGACCGGGAATCCTGCTTCGTCTTCACCCCGCCAGACAGGGTGGTCCGGGCCTTCAACCGGGAAATCATTCGTGACCTCTCCGCTCCGGATGCCGAATTCGAGCACATGATGTTCCCGAGCTACCTTGTGTTCGACCCAACGAAGTGGCAGACCGGGTTTTTCAAATACCACGGCGTCGAGAGTGAGGCGTACGACGTCTGGACCAAGTTCCAGAACACTGTCCTCGAGCGTTTCAAGACGTACCTCTTCCCGGTCATCGAACTGAAGAACGACAACGACAGAGCCTCCATTTGCCACGTTTTCGAAAAGGTCAACACGGCCGGGGTTCCTCTCACGACCTTCGAGCTGGCGACGGCCACGTACGCAGCGGAGGGCTTCGAGCTCCGGAAGGACTGGGACGAACACCGGAAGCACATGGTGAGCGCCTCGCCCATCCTGAAGGAGGTCACCGAGACCCAGTTCCTCCAGGCGGTGACGCTCTACGCGACGTACCGCGCAAACCGGGAAGGAATCCCCTGGTCGACCCGAAACGGGCGCGTCCCGGCTGTCGGGGGGCGCCGCCAGGATATGCTCGAGCTGCCACTCGACCAGTACCGCGCGCATGCTCCCGCCATACGGCAGGGCATGATCGATGCCGCGAAATTCCTGCATTCACAACACATCTTCGACGAACGGTTCATTCCGTACGATTCTCAGCTCGTCCCGCTTTCCGCAATCCTTGCGGTATTAGGGTGGCCGCTGAAGTCGATGCAACACTTTTCCAAGCTCAAGCAATGGTACTGGTGCGGTGTGCTTGGAGAGCTGTACGGAGGCACCACCGAGACCAGGTTCTCCGCTGATATGCAGCAGGTGATTGACTGGGTCCTGAATCATGGTCCAGAACCTGCAACGATAAAGGATGCCGTCTTCAGCAGCGGCCGCATCGACGAGCTGCGCTACCGTAACAGTGCAGCATACAAGGGAATCTATGCCCTGCTCACTGCCGAAGCGCTGGAGTGGCTGAGTTTGCAGCCGATGCAGCACGCAACCTACTTCAACGAAAAGATTGACATTCATCACATCTTCCCGCGCGACTGGTGCCGGCGCAACGGGATAGCTGATGCGATCTCAGATTCTGTCGTCAACAAGAGTCCTATCGGATCCTATACGAATCGTCTCATCGGCGGGAACGCGCCATCGAAGTACCTGAATCTCCTGATGGCCAGGGGTGAGCACACGCCTGAAAGCCTGGAGAAGGCCCTGACAAGCCATCGGATTGCGCTGAAGTTCCTGCAGGCGGATGACTTTGCCGGCTTCTACCAGGACCGGCGTGCCCGGCTGCTGCAGCTCGTCGCCGAGGCGATGGGGAAGCCGGTGGCCGGGAACACAATGCAGGGGATGCCCAACCTCAGTGCCCTCGCCCCAACCACTGAGGCCGACGCCGCCGCCGATATCGCGGAAAACATTGAGCCGTACGAAACGGAGGAGTTTGGCGAGGCGGCCGGTTAG
- a CDS encoding ABC-F family ATP-binding cassette domain-containing protein, with amino-acid sequence MLFCESVSKAFGGREILRDVSFVVSEGERVGLVGPNGAGKSTILRLIAGLETPDTGRAGYRGGDLGYLRQEAGLDDDNTLLQELWRAFPEAAAIERELARVAAAIEAGEGDLDALVDEQARLFEQFDALDGYRIEARIGRVLDGLGFEPADWQKRCGEFSGGWQMRIALAKVLVRRPENVLLDEPTNHLDARARDWLADELKEWDAAILVVTHDGEFLDRFATRILDLRDRTIESYTGNYTAFQKQKAARLQALDQAAARQEREIARQERFIERFRAKATKAAQVQSREKQLARIERIERPKKEAEVHFEIAAHGRTERDVLVFKHVSHAYGDHIVLVDVNLHIERGQKVALVGPNGGGKSTLLKIAAGLIRPTEGVVEWAERARFGYYDQHQDEALDMGRTVLEEVRSVAPHEPEVRLRTVLGQFLFKGDDVFKPIAVLSGGERSRVALAKFLLQPTNVLLLDEPTNHLDRTTRRKLLEALQAYDGTILCASHDPGIVEGVATHVYEVKDLGVRELLHLRKG; translated from the coding sequence ATGCTGTTCTGCGAATCGGTCTCCAAAGCCTTCGGCGGCCGCGAAATCCTCCGCGATGTCTCCTTCGTGGTCAGCGAGGGCGAGCGCGTGGGGCTCGTCGGCCCGAACGGCGCCGGCAAGTCCACCATCCTCCGCCTCATCGCCGGCCTCGAAACGCCCGATACCGGCCGCGCCGGCTACCGCGGCGGCGACCTCGGCTACCTCCGCCAGGAAGCCGGCCTCGACGACGACAACACCCTCCTCCAGGAGCTCTGGCGCGCCTTCCCCGAGGCCGCCGCCATCGAGCGCGAACTCGCCCGCGTCGCGGCAGCCATCGAAGCCGGCGAAGGGGACCTCGATGCCCTCGTCGACGAGCAGGCCCGCCTCTTCGAACAGTTCGATGCCCTCGACGGCTACCGCATCGAAGCCCGCATCGGCCGCGTCCTCGATGGCCTCGGTTTCGAACCCGCAGACTGGCAGAAGCGCTGCGGCGAGTTCTCCGGCGGCTGGCAGATGCGCATCGCCCTCGCCAAGGTCCTCGTCCGCCGCCCGGAGAACGTCCTCCTCGACGAGCCGACCAACCATCTCGATGCCCGCGCCCGCGACTGGCTCGCCGACGAGCTGAAGGAGTGGGATGCCGCCATCCTCGTCGTCACCCACGACGGCGAGTTCCTCGACCGCTTCGCCACCCGCATCCTCGACCTCCGCGACCGCACCATCGAGAGCTACACCGGCAACTACACCGCCTTCCAGAAGCAGAAGGCCGCCCGCCTCCAGGCGCTCGACCAGGCGGCCGCCCGGCAGGAGCGGGAGATCGCCCGCCAGGAGCGGTTCATCGAACGCTTCCGCGCGAAGGCCACAAAGGCGGCCCAGGTGCAATCACGCGAAAAGCAGCTCGCCCGCATCGAGCGGATTGAGCGCCCGAAGAAGGAGGCCGAGGTCCACTTCGAGATCGCCGCCCACGGCCGCACCGAGCGCGATGTCCTCGTCTTCAAGCACGTGAGCCACGCCTACGGCGACCATATCGTGCTCGTCGACGTGAACCTCCACATCGAGCGCGGGCAAAAGGTCGCGCTGGTGGGCCCGAACGGCGGCGGCAAGAGCACCCTGCTGAAGATCGCTGCCGGGCTCATCCGGCCGACCGAGGGCGTCGTCGAATGGGCCGAGCGCGCCCGCTTCGGCTACTACGACCAACACCAGGACGAGGCCCTCGACATGGGCCGCACCGTGCTCGAAGAGGTCCGCTCCGTGGCCCCGCACGAGCCGGAGGTGCGCCTGCGCACCGTGCTCGGCCAGTTCCTCTTCAAGGGCGACGACGTCTTCAAGCCGATTGCGGTGCTCTCCGGCGGCGAACGGAGCCGGGTGGCGCTGGCGAAGTTCCTCCTCCAGCCCACCAACGTGCTCCTGCTCGACGAGCCGACGAACCACCTCGACCGGACCACCCGGCGGAAGCTGCTCGAGGCGCTCCAGGCGTACGACGGCACCATCCTCTGCGCCAGCCACGACCCGGGCATCGTCGAAGGGGTCGCCACCCACGTCTACGAAGTGAAGGACCTCGGCGTACGCGAGCTCCTCCACCTGCGGAAGGGCTAA
- a CDS encoding FAD-binding oxidoreductase, whose product MTGRRSFWAWGLEAEEPTNEQRQQAAARLAARYGVPVEAPPVPRIEQVQLRPPRIAPPEALAEICTTDTHERAAHHYGKSFRDIVRAFRCEFPNPPDVVAFPRTEAEVVAVLEWCAQVNAAAVPYGGGSSVVGGVEPPAGDRPVVSIDLRELNRVLEVDPVSRAARIQAGVLGPALEEQLRPHGLTLRHFPQSFEWSSLGGWIATRSGGHYATNHTHIDDFVESVRMVTPKGVWESRRLPGSGAGPSPDRLVIGSEGTLGIITEAWMRLQARPRFRASAGMLFPTWEAGYEAARRVVQAKLWPANCRLLDPAEAEAAAGGDGVHALLILGFESAEVPQGPYLQEAVRIARECGGEVDAAGIRIADGTDDADAGRQGAVGAWRNAFIRAPYQRNLTAGTGVVGDTFETAITWDRWPEFDRVIREHVGAAIAAASGGSLTCRFTHVYPDGPAPYYTFQVLGKPGGELETWAAIKQAASDAVIAGGGTITHHHAVGRDHMPWYRQQRPPLFAEALRAVKAALDPQGLLNPGILVD is encoded by the coding sequence ATGACTGGACGACGGAGCTTCTGGGCGTGGGGCCTGGAGGCAGAGGAACCGACGAACGAGCAGCGGCAGCAGGCCGCGGCACGGCTTGCGGCGCGGTACGGGGTGCCGGTCGAGGCGCCGCCGGTGCCGCGCATCGAGCAGGTGCAGCTCCGCCCGCCGCGCATCGCCCCGCCGGAGGCGCTGGCCGAAATCTGCACGACCGACACGCACGAGCGCGCCGCTCACCACTACGGCAAGAGCTTCCGCGACATCGTCCGGGCGTTCCGGTGCGAATTCCCGAACCCGCCCGACGTGGTGGCCTTCCCGCGGACCGAGGCAGAGGTCGTCGCCGTGCTCGAATGGTGCGCCCAGGTGAACGCGGCCGCGGTCCCGTACGGCGGCGGCTCGTCGGTGGTCGGCGGCGTCGAGCCGCCCGCCGGCGACCGGCCGGTGGTGAGCATCGACCTCCGCGAGCTGAACCGCGTGCTGGAGGTGGACCCGGTGTCGCGGGCGGCCCGCATCCAGGCCGGGGTGCTGGGCCCGGCGCTGGAGGAGCAGCTCCGCCCGCACGGGCTCACCCTGCGGCACTTCCCCCAGAGCTTCGAGTGGTCGAGCCTCGGGGGCTGGATTGCGACCCGCTCGGGCGGGCACTACGCCACGAACCACACCCACATCGACGATTTCGTCGAATCGGTCCGGATGGTCACGCCGAAGGGCGTATGGGAGTCGCGGCGGCTGCCCGGCTCGGGCGCAGGGCCGAGCCCCGACCGGCTGGTCATCGGCAGCGAGGGCACGCTCGGCATCATCACCGAGGCGTGGATGCGGCTCCAGGCGCGGCCGCGGTTCCGGGCCTCAGCGGGAATGCTGTTCCCGACCTGGGAGGCCGGGTACGAAGCCGCCCGGCGGGTGGTGCAGGCGAAACTCTGGCCGGCGAACTGCCGGCTGCTCGACCCCGCCGAAGCCGAGGCTGCGGCCGGCGGCGACGGCGTGCACGCGCTGCTCATCCTCGGCTTCGAATCCGCGGAGGTGCCGCAGGGGCCGTACCTGCAGGAGGCGGTGCGCATCGCGCGGGAGTGCGGCGGCGAGGTCGATGCCGCCGGCATCCGCATTGCGGATGGGACGGACGACGCAGACGCCGGGCGGCAGGGCGCCGTGGGCGCCTGGCGGAACGCCTTCATCCGGGCGCCGTACCAGCGGAACCTGACAGCCGGCACGGGGGTCGTCGGCGATACCTTCGAGACCGCGATCACGTGGGACCGCTGGCCCGAGTTCGACCGGGTCATTCGCGAACACGTCGGGGCGGCGATTGCGGCAGCAAGCGGCGGGAGCCTGACCTGCCGGTTCACGCACGTCTACCCTGATGGGCCGGCGCCGTACTACACCTTCCAGGTGCTCGGCAAACCGGGCGGCGAGCTGGAGACCTGGGCCGCCATCAAGCAGGCCGCGAGCGACGCCGTCATCGCCGGGGGCGGGACGATCACCCACCACCACGCAGTGGGGCGCGACCACATGCCCTGGTACCGCCAGCAGCGGCCGCCGCTCTTCGCTGAGGCGCTGCGGGCGGTGAAGGCCGCGCTCGACCCGCAGGGGCTGCTGAACCCGGGCATCCTCGTCGACTGA